Proteins encoded in a region of the Pseudomonas putida genome:
- a CDS encoding DEAD/DEAH box helicase — protein MNFAKLGLIEPLLRTLQQLDYTTPTPVQAKAIPAVLAGRDLMAAAQTGTGKTAGFALPVLQRLALEGEKVASNSIRALVLVPTRELAEQVHNNVREYAENLPLSTYAVYGGVSINPQMMRLRRGVDLLVATPGRLLDLFRQNAVKFNQVQTLVLDEADRMLDLGFAEELQSVYAVLPRKRQTLLFSATFSDQIRVLAGLALNDPLSIEVSPRNATATSVKQWLVPVDKKRKEDLFCHLLRKQRWTQVLVFAKTRNGVDQLVQRLLAEGVNADGIHGDRPQATRQRALDSFKAREVQVLVATDVAARGLDIDDLPLVVNLDLPIVAEDYVHRIGRTGRAGNKGEAISLVCADEVQLLAAIEVLTRQTLPRHEEPDFIPDHRVPLTDASGQVIKKPKKPKKPKENSAKRGLGRWMDSSEAGNSEPAVKAVRKVPSFNGGPRKRKP, from the coding sequence ATGAATTTCGCCAAACTCGGCCTGATCGAACCGCTGCTGCGTACCCTGCAGCAGCTGGACTACACCACCCCGACCCCGGTGCAGGCCAAGGCCATCCCCGCCGTGCTGGCCGGCCGCGACCTGATGGCCGCAGCCCAGACCGGTACCGGCAAGACCGCAGGCTTTGCCTTGCCCGTGCTGCAGCGCCTGGCGCTGGAAGGCGAAAAGGTGGCCAGCAACTCCATCCGTGCGCTGGTGCTGGTACCTACCCGCGAACTGGCCGAGCAGGTGCACAACAACGTGCGCGAATACGCCGAGAACCTGCCGCTGAGCACCTACGCGGTGTATGGCGGCGTCAGCATCAACCCGCAGATGATGCGCCTGCGCCGTGGTGTCGACCTGCTGGTGGCCACCCCGGGTCGTTTGCTCGACCTGTTCCGGCAGAACGCGGTGAAGTTCAACCAGGTGCAGACCCTGGTACTGGACGAAGCTGACCGCATGCTCGACCTGGGCTTTGCCGAGGAGCTGCAATCGGTTTACGCGGTGCTGCCCCGCAAGCGCCAGACGCTGCTGTTCTCCGCCACCTTCTCCGATCAGATTCGCGTGCTGGCGGGGTTGGCCTTGAATGACCCGCTCAGTATCGAAGTGAGCCCGCGCAACGCCACCGCGACCAGCGTCAAGCAGTGGCTGGTGCCTGTGGATAAAAAGCGCAAGGAAGACCTGTTCTGCCACCTGCTGCGCAAGCAGCGCTGGACCCAGGTGCTGGTGTTCGCCAAGACCCGTAACGGTGTCGACCAACTGGTGCAGCGTTTGCTGGCCGAAGGTGTGAACGCCGACGGCATTCATGGGGACCGCCCGCAGGCTACCCGTCAGCGCGCGCTGGACAGCTTCAAGGCCCGCGAAGTGCAGGTGCTGGTGGCCACCGATGTGGCAGCCCGTGGCCTGGACATCGATGATTTGCCGCTGGTGGTCAACCTTGACCTGCCGATCGTTGCCGAGGACTACGTGCACCGCATTGGCCGTACCGGGCGGGCGGGCAACAAGGGCGAGGCGATTTCGCTGGTGTGCGCGGATGAAGTGCAACTGCTGGCGGCTATCGAAGTGCTGACCCGGCAGACCCTGCCGCGTCATGAAGAGCCTGATTTTATCCCTGATCATCGGGTGCCGCTGACCGATGCCAGTGGCCAGGTGATCAAGAAACCGAAGAAGCCCAAGAAGCCGAAAGAAAACAGCGCCAAGCGCGGGCTGGGCCGTTGGATGGACAGTTCTGAGGCGGGTAATTCCGAGCCGGCAGTCAAGGCGGTGCGCAAGGTGCCGAGTTTCAATGGTGGGCCGCGCAAGCGTAAGCCCTGA
- the yedA gene encoding drug/metabolite exporter YedA: MPAARRFPLLLIGAFLALYLVWGSTYLFIRIGVESWPPMLMAGVRFLIAGGLLYGFLRWRGVPAPTWPQWRAAGAIGFLLLSCGNGGVTVAEHAGVASGVAALAVATVPLFTLLFGLLFGHRNSKLEWAGIALGLVGIGLLNLGSNLQASPMGAALILFAAASWAFGSVWSKTLPLPQGPMASAAEMLVGGAVLLLGSVLSGERMTQMPTAAGWGALAYLVFFGSILAFSAYMYLLKHVRPAAATSYAYVNPAVAVLLGIVFAGEQIGAEECVAMAVIIGAVVLIGLPQWRKAPAQPLKGEICK, translated from the coding sequence ATGCCTGCCGCCCGTCGCTTCCCGCTGTTGCTCATTGGTGCTTTCCTGGCCTTGTACCTGGTTTGGGGTTCCACTTATCTGTTCATTCGTATCGGCGTGGAGAGCTGGCCTCCGATGCTCATGGCCGGGGTGCGCTTTCTGATTGCCGGCGGCCTGCTGTACGGTTTTTTGCGCTGGCGCGGTGTGCCCGCGCCTACCTGGCCGCAGTGGCGGGCGGCAGGGGCAATTGGCTTTTTGCTGCTTAGCTGTGGTAACGGTGGTGTGACCGTGGCCGAGCATGCTGGCGTGGCGTCGGGCGTAGCGGCGCTGGCCGTGGCGACAGTGCCACTGTTCACCCTGCTGTTCGGCCTGTTGTTCGGGCACCGCAATTCGAAGCTGGAGTGGGCGGGCATTGCCCTGGGGCTGGTGGGTATCGGCCTGCTGAACCTGGGTTCCAACCTGCAGGCAAGCCCGATGGGTGCAGCGCTGATCCTGTTCGCAGCGGCGTCCTGGGCGTTCGGCTCGGTGTGGAGCAAAACCTTGCCGCTGCCCCAGGGGCCGATGGCCAGCGCGGCAGAAATGCTGGTGGGGGGGGCGGTACTGTTGCTGGGCAGTGTGCTGTCGGGCGAGCGTATGACGCAGATGCCGACCGCTGCCGGCTGGGGGGCGTTGGCCTATCTGGTGTTCTTCGGCTCGATCCTGGCGTTCAGTGCCTACATGTATTTGCTCAAACATGTGCGCCCGGCAGCCGCCACCAGCTACGCCTACGTCAACCCGGCGGTGGCGGTGCTGTTGGGCATCGTCTTCGCCGGCGAACAGATTGGCGCCGAAGAGTGCGTGGCGATGGCGGTGATTATCGGTGCGGTGGTGCTGATCGGCCTCCCACAGTGGCGCAAGGCGCCTGCGCAGCCGTTGAAAGGCGAAATCTGCAAGTAG
- a CDS encoding PolC-type DNA polymerase III, with amino-acid sequence MERIAVIDFETTGISPGAGCRATEVAVVMLEGGRIVERYQSLMNAGVPVPAFVAGLTGITTAMLRTAPPVDKVMNEVAEFVGCTPLLAHNAAFDQKFWDYELSRIGRSRSQPFACSLLLSRRLLPAAPNHKLGTLTRWAGLPDTGTAHRAMADAEMAANLLQHLTGVLRQDHGLQQLSHDLLCRLQKVPAAKVRDTLAKYR; translated from the coding sequence ATGGAACGTATCGCTGTCATCGACTTTGAAACCACCGGTATTTCCCCCGGTGCCGGTTGCCGCGCCACCGAGGTGGCGGTGGTAATGCTCGAAGGCGGGCGCATTGTCGAGCGCTACCAGAGCCTGATGAACGCGGGCGTGCCAGTGCCGGCCTTCGTCGCCGGCCTGACCGGCATCACCACCGCCATGTTGCGCACTGCGCCGCCGGTGGACAAAGTGATGAACGAGGTGGCCGAGTTTGTCGGTTGCACCCCATTGCTGGCGCACAACGCGGCCTTCGACCAGAAGTTCTGGGACTACGAACTGAGCCGCATCGGTCGCAGCCGCAGCCAGCCGTTCGCTTGCTCTCTGCTGCTGTCACGGCGCCTGCTGCCGGCGGCGCCGAACCACAAGCTGGGTACTCTGACACGTTGGGCTGGGTTGCCGGACACCGGGACCGCGCACCGGGCCATGGCCGATGCCGAAATGGCCGCCAACCTGCTGCAACACCTGACTGGCGTGTTGCGCCAGGACCACGGTTTACAGCAACTTTCGCACGATCTGCTTTGTCGGTTGCAGAAAGTCCCGGCTGCAAAGGTGCGCGACACGCTGGCCAAGTACCGTTAG
- a CDS encoding NYN domain-containing protein, which yields MKKIALFADVQNLYYTVRQAHGCHFNYTALWADVSREGQIVEAVAYAIDRGDAKQQQFQQILRNLGFDVRLKPFIQRSDGSAKGDWDVGITLDVIDAASRVDQVVLASGDGDFDLLLERVIQRHGTEAVVYGVPGLTALSLIRAATRYVPIEGTLLLKH from the coding sequence GTGAAAAAGATCGCGCTGTTCGCCGATGTGCAGAACCTCTACTACACCGTGCGCCAGGCCCATGGCTGCCATTTCAACTACACCGCCCTTTGGGCCGACGTCAGCCGCGAAGGCCAGATCGTCGAAGCCGTGGCCTATGCCATCGACCGTGGCGACGCCAAGCAGCAACAGTTCCAGCAGATTTTGCGCAACCTCGGTTTCGACGTGCGTCTCAAACCCTTCATCCAGCGCAGCGATGGCTCGGCCAAAGGCGACTGGGATGTGGGCATTACCCTGGATGTAATCGACGCGGCAAGCAGGGTCGATCAGGTAGTGCTGGCTTCTGGCGATGGTGATTTCGACCTGCTGCTGGAGCGGGTGATCCAGCGCCATGGCACCGAAGCCGTGGTGTATGGCGTGCCGGGGCTGACGGCGCTGTCATTGATCCGTGCCGCCACCCGCTATGTGCCCATTGAGGGCACACTGTTGCTCAAACACTAA
- a CDS encoding DUF2076 domain-containing protein, translating into MNTEEQTLIDGLFGRIKQAEDPSQPRDPQAQACIEQHLRQQPAAPYYMAQAILVQEAAIKRLDEQNKQLEAELQQARAQAQAAQAASSAPSNGGGGFLSSLFGSGGRNAAPAVQPQRPAAAPVASGGGWREPSAPGFSQPPTQQPGFAAAPARGGASSFLGGAMQTAAGVAGGVLLAQGISSLFNHNSQPEEVVEVIKEEPTPASDNGGWNDQGGQQQVADNGGWGSDQGGYADSDYGSDDGGFFSDDDSYV; encoded by the coding sequence ATGAACACTGAAGAACAAACCCTGATCGACGGCCTGTTCGGCCGCATCAAGCAAGCTGAAGACCCGAGCCAGCCGCGCGATCCGCAGGCCCAGGCGTGCATCGAGCAACATCTGCGTCAACAGCCGGCGGCGCCTTACTACATGGCACAAGCCATATTGGTGCAGGAGGCTGCGATCAAGCGCCTCGACGAGCAGAACAAGCAGCTGGAGGCCGAACTGCAGCAGGCCCGCGCCCAGGCCCAGGCCGCACAAGCCGCCAGCAGCGCGCCAAGCAATGGCGGGGGTGGTTTCCTGTCCAGCCTCTTTGGTTCGGGTGGGCGTAACGCGGCCCCGGCGGTGCAGCCGCAGCGTCCCGCTGCTGCCCCGGTGGCGTCGGGTGGTGGCTGGCGCGAGCCTTCGGCACCGGGCTTCTCCCAGCCGCCAACACAGCAACCTGGCTTTGCCGCCGCGCCGGCGCGCGGCGGCGCCAGCAGTTTCCTCGGTGGGGCCATGCAGACCGCTGCCGGTGTGGCCGGTGGTGTGTTGCTGGCGCAGGGTATCAGCAGCCTGTTCAACCACAACTCGCAGCCGGAAGAAGTGGTCGAGGTGATCAAGGAAGAACCGACACCGGCCAGCGACAACGGCGGCTGGAACGACCAGGGCGGTCAGCAGCAAGTGGCTGACAATGGCGGTTGGGGCAGTGACCAGGGTGGTTACGCCGACAGCGATTATGGCAGCGATGATGGCGGGTTCTTCTCGGACGACGACTCGTACGTCTGA
- a CDS encoding YciC family protein, translating to MNPLSVLRDSLYFFRRHLPNIVQLCLPLVVLEALLTQLLYRQLGDQASPAYGMLVSLLLYPLYSAALILYLDTRSKGQEIAKRDLFARALQLWPQLALLILISSLLIMAGLALFVFPGVWIMINLVFAEYLLVLRGRPVVQAMRESASMTTGHFMRIMFCVVAVLAPIWLIDGLLLMAFPEPSPGMELAMDSLSGFLQLFSTVVLYRLFMLLEGEAGA from the coding sequence ATGAATCCGCTGAGCGTTCTGCGCGACTCCCTGTACTTCTTCCGCCGCCACCTGCCGAACATTGTCCAGCTGTGCCTGCCGCTGGTGGTGCTGGAAGCCCTGCTCACTCAGTTGCTGTACCGGCAGTTGGGCGACCAGGCATCGCCTGCCTACGGCATGCTCGTCAGCCTGCTGCTCTACCCGCTGTACAGCGCCGCGCTGATCCTTTACCTCGATACCCGCAGCAAGGGCCAGGAAATCGCCAAGCGCGACCTGTTCGCCCGCGCCCTGCAGCTCTGGCCACAACTGGCCCTGCTGATTCTCATCAGTTCGCTGCTGATCATGGCGGGCCTTGCCTTGTTCGTCTTCCCGGGCGTATGGATCATGATCAATCTGGTGTTCGCCGAGTACCTGCTGGTGCTGCGCGGCCGCCCGGTGGTGCAGGCGATGCGCGAAAGTGCCAGCATGACCACCGGTCACTTCATGCGCATCATGTTCTGTGTGGTGGCTGTGCTGGCACCGATCTGGCTGATCGACGGGCTGCTGCTGATGGCTTTCCCAGAACCCTCGCCTGGCATGGAGCTGGCCATGGACAGCCTCAGCGGCTTCCTGCAGCTGTTCAGCACCGTGGTGCTGTACCGCCTGTTCATGCTGCTGGAAGGTGAAGCCGGCGCCTGA